The nucleotide window TCGAAGGCTGCACTGCGCCGCAGCGCGACGAGAACCAGCTCCACGCCGCGGTGGTCGAACTGGTGACGCTGGACGACGCCGAGATCAAATATTCGACGGTTCAGAACTGGTACCCGGGCAATTCGGAAGGCAAGGGCGGCATCTACAACTTCGTCACCAAGCGTGGCGACTGCCGCGGCGCCAATTCCAAGATCTCCTGGACCCAGGTCGAGACCGGGTCGGCGATCACTTGGAAGTATCCGAGCTGCATCCTGCGCGGTGACAATTCGCGCGGCGAGTTCTATTCGATCGCGATCTCGAACGGCTATCAGCAGGTCGATAGCGGCACCAAGATGATCCATCTCGGCAAGAACACGACGAGCCGGATCATCTCCAAGGGCATCGCCGCCGGCAAGTCGCAGAACACCTATCGCGGCCTCGTCACCGCCCACCGCAAGGCGACCGGCGCGCGCAACTTCACCGCCTGCGACTCGCTGTTGATCGGCGACCAATGTGGCGCGCACACCGTGCCCTACATCGAGGCCAAGAACTCCTCGGCGCTGTTCGAGCATGAAGCGACCACGTCGAAGATCTCCGAGGACGTGCTGTTCTATTGCATCCAGCGCGGCCTCAGCCAGGAAGAGGCGGTCGGCCTCGTCGTCAACGGCTTCGTCAAGGACGTGCTGCAGCAACTGCCGATGGAGTTCGCGGTCGAAGCCCAGAAGCTGATCTCGATCAGCCTCGAGGGTTCGGTCGGGTAAGGCCGGCAAGATTCACGAGGTGGCCGCGCCGCGGCCGCCTCGCAGGACCCGCAACGAAAAACTCATATCAACTCATCCTTCGAGGCGCGCGCCGCCGCCGATCCTCAGGGTGAGAGCCAAACAGGAAGGTCGTTATGGCTGCATTGCTCGAAGTGAAGAATCTCCAGGTCAGCGTCGCGGATCGCGAGATTTTGCACGGGCTGACGCTGACCGTGAACCAAGGCGAAGTCCACGCCATCATGGGGCCGAACGGCTCCGGCAAGTCGACGCTCAGCCACGTCATCGCTGGCAAGCCGGGCTATGAAGTCACCGGCGGCGAGATCCTGTTCAAGGGCGAGAACCTGCTCGAGATGGAGCCGAACGAGCGCGCCGCCAAGGGCGTGTTCCTGGCGTTCCAGTACCCGGTCGAAATCCCCGGCGTCGCCACCATGAACTTCCTGCGCACCGCGCTGAATGCGCAGCGCAAGGCGCGCGGCGAGGACGAATTGTCGACGCCGGATTTCCTCAAGCGGGTGCGTGAGGTTTCCGGCTCGCTCGGTATTCCGCAGGAGATGCTGAAGCGTGGCGTCAATGTCGGCTTCTCGGGCGGCGAGAAGAAGCGCAACGAGGTGCTGCAGATGGCGCTTTTCCAGCCCAGCCTGTGCATCCTCGACGAGATGGACTC belongs to Rhodopseudomonas palustris and includes:
- the sufC gene encoding Fe-S cluster assembly ATPase SufC; amino-acid sequence: MAALLEVKNLQVSVADREILHGLTLTVNQGEVHAIMGPNGSGKSTLSHVIAGKPGYEVTGGEILFKGENLLEMEPNERAAKGVFLAFQYPVEIPGVATMNFLRTALNAQRKARGEDELSTPDFLKRVREVSGSLGIPQEMLKRGVNVGFSGGEKKRNEVLQMALFQPSLCILDEMDSGLDIDALRIASEGVNALRSPERAMVVITHYQRLLDYIVPDYVHVMSKGKVVKSGGKELALELEANGYAQYQEAAA